Sequence from the Bacteroidales bacterium genome:
TTGAGCGTCCCTTAATAGATCGCACAGAAGCATCAGTATTAAGGCCAACAACAAGCACATCACCCAGAGCTGAAGCTTTGGCAAGGTACTCAACATGCCCGCGATGAATCAGATCAAAGCATCCGTTGGTGAAGACAATCTTGTTTTCCTTGAATTTCCATACCGCAATAAGTCGGTCCAGCACGACAGGATCGGTAATGATTTTAGCCTGCAGTACTTCAAGATCTGTTTTCGACATAATCAAACGTTTTTCAAAGGTACTACAAAAGTAAAATTATTCCCTGAAGCTGAATGGGAGAAATGAGACAATAAGGGGAAGTTTCAAAACTTCGTTTTTTGTTATCCCGGGAGAGAATTTAACCCAGGTACCATGAAGTAACAAATTCATGATACTTCGGTTTAACAAATCAGCCGGTTTACGCTATAGGTAAACGACTGAACTATAATCATTTAGAAATTTTGTGCTTTCAGGGGATGGTATTGGTAGCCGTATCGGGGAAGACAAGAGCCGGCTTGAAATTTCGTGCTTCATCCGGTTCCATCAGGGCGTAGGCCATAATGGTAACAACATCTCCCGGGATAGCTTTCCTGGCAGCCGGACCGTTGAGGGCAATGGTTCCGGAACCTCTTTTTCCACGGATGACGTAAGTTTCCAGCCTTTCTCCGTTATGGAGGTTTACTACCTGCACTTTTTCTCCTTCAAAAAGGTTGGCCGCCTCCATGAGAAGTTCATCGATGGTGATGCTTCCAATGTAGTTGAGGTTGGCTTCAGTTACCGTTACCCTGTGAATTTTTGATTTGAGAATTTCGATGAGCATAACGGGTACAAAGTTAAGGCAAAAATCTGATATTATCGATCAATCTGATTTCGCCTGCCCATACAGCTATACATCCAACTGCGGCTTTTGAAGGAATCCAGTTATCAATTTGTTCAAGCGTGTCGGGGTCGACAATTTCAAAATATTCTGTTTTGAGATAGGGATCCTTGTTGATGGTTTCAATGACCCATTTTTCGAGATCGCGGGGAGAAAAGGAGCGGCCCTTTTCTGCCGCCAGAAAAAGCGTTTGTGCAATAAGCGGGGCATGCTGCCGGTGTGCAGGACTAAGGCGGAGATTTCTGGAGCTCATGGCGAGTCCGTCGGGTTCCCTGACAATGGGGCAGGGTATGATTTCAACCGGAAGATGCAAGTCAGAGACCATTTTCCTGATG
This genomic interval carries:
- a CDS encoding aspartate 1-decarboxylase, yielding MLIEILKSKIHRVTVTEANLNYIGSITIDELLMEAANLFEGEKVQVVNLHNGERLETYVIRGKRGSGTIALNGPAARKAIPGDVVTIMAYALMEPDEARNFKPALVFPDTATNTIP